One stretch of Actinacidiphila sp. DG2A-62 DNA includes these proteins:
- a CDS encoding LLM class F420-dependent oxidoreductase — protein sequence MAIKYSVGLPQGFVWELVGRRDPAEALDALLRWTKAAEEYGYDTIWVADHMMTVPPSQEMLFECWTTTVALLRETERIRIGQLATCNNYHNPALQAKMASTADVLGGGRFTFGIGAGWYEADYHGYGFEFPAAGERLRQLEEAVQIIRRMWTEDEVTFEGKHYTVRGAVNQPKGIQQPHIPMMIAGGGEKVTLKLVAQYGDYCNVIGDAAEVGRKFGILRQHCEDAGRDYDSIRRSVLMHSVIDETDEKAAARVPQWAPAVFPGDISTYGLVGTVDTIRERIAGYEEAGVQEFVISFPDTLQTDLLRQFAEEFIG from the coding sequence ATGGCGATCAAGTACAGCGTCGGACTCCCCCAGGGGTTCGTCTGGGAGCTCGTGGGCCGGCGCGACCCGGCCGAGGCGCTCGACGCCCTGCTCCGGTGGACGAAGGCCGCCGAGGAGTACGGATACGACACCATCTGGGTGGCTGACCACATGATGACGGTCCCGCCCTCGCAGGAAATGCTCTTCGAGTGCTGGACCACCACCGTCGCACTGCTGCGGGAGACCGAGCGCATCCGCATCGGACAGCTCGCGACATGCAACAACTACCACAACCCGGCGCTCCAGGCGAAGATGGCCTCGACCGCCGACGTGCTCGGCGGCGGCCGCTTCACCTTCGGCATCGGCGCCGGCTGGTACGAGGCGGACTACCACGGCTACGGCTTCGAGTTCCCCGCCGCCGGCGAGCGGCTGCGGCAGCTGGAGGAGGCCGTGCAGATCATCCGCCGGATGTGGACCGAGGACGAGGTCACCTTCGAGGGCAAGCACTACACCGTGCGCGGAGCGGTCAACCAGCCCAAGGGCATCCAGCAGCCGCACATCCCGATGATGATCGCCGGCGGCGGCGAGAAGGTCACGCTGAAGCTGGTCGCGCAGTACGGCGACTACTGCAACGTGATCGGTGACGCCGCCGAGGTCGGACGGAAGTTCGGCATCCTCCGGCAGCACTGCGAGGACGCCGGGCGCGACTACGACAGCATCCGTCGCAGCGTGCTGATGCACTCGGTGATCGACGAGACCGACGAGAAGGCGGCCGCGCGGGTCCCGCAGTGGGCGCCCGCCGTCTTCCCCGGCGACATCAGCACCTACGGCCTGGTCGGCACGGTCGACACGATCCGCGAACGGATCGCCGGCTACGAGGAGGCCGGGGTGCAGGAGTTCGTCATCAGCTTCCCCGACACGCTCCAGACGGACCTGCTGCGGCAGTTCGCCGAGGAGTTCATCGGCTGA